One Prosthecobacter sp. SYSU 5D2 DNA window includes the following coding sequences:
- a CDS encoding L,D-transpeptidase, translating to MPPIRFLRFAAQTTALLAALWLTSCQTPPAEPPPAPAEAAKRTGLYEWKGQGKSITSIKINVDEQIATLYNGDDEIGWTYVATGITSFPTPTGEFKIIEKVQDKVSNLYGKGYDANGKLINSDFKQGRDLLPPGGRFEAAKMTYFMRLTNDGVGMHIGPIPRPGRRASHGCIRLPSKFAGTIYQNVTLGTPVTIVGSGPDYATYLKQSNAKSKANAAKLAAAKKKAADAAQKAEEATALEPDDPNGPGPDVTTGATAPGTATITTLPAPASVTAPPVAPEEVRPAEPGLQ from the coding sequence ATGCCCCCCATCCGCTTCCTGCGCTTCGCAGCCCAGACTACCGCTCTTTTGGCTGCCCTTTGGCTGACTTCCTGTCAAACTCCACCGGCAGAACCCCCGCCTGCCCCTGCGGAAGCCGCCAAGCGCACGGGACTGTATGAATGGAAGGGGCAAGGCAAAAGCATCACCTCCATCAAAATCAATGTGGATGAGCAGATCGCGACTCTCTACAACGGCGATGATGAAATCGGCTGGACCTATGTGGCCACCGGCATCACCAGCTTTCCGACTCCCACCGGGGAATTCAAGATCATCGAGAAGGTGCAGGACAAAGTGTCCAACCTTTATGGCAAGGGCTACGATGCCAATGGCAAACTGATCAATTCCGACTTTAAGCAGGGACGCGACCTGTTACCGCCCGGAGGCCGCTTTGAAGCCGCCAAGATGACTTACTTCATGCGCCTGACCAACGATGGTGTGGGCATGCACATCGGCCCGATTCCCCGTCCGGGGCGCCGCGCCTCCCACGGCTGCATCCGCCTGCCGTCCAAATTCGCAGGCACTATCTATCAGAACGTGACGCTTGGCACACCCGTGACCATCGTGGGCAGCGGCCCGGACTACGCGACATATTTGAAACAGTCCAATGCGAAGTCTAAAGCCAATGCGGCCAAGCTGGCGGCTGCCAAGAAAAAAGCAGCCGATGCAGCGCAAAAGGCCGAGGAAGCGACCGCCCTGGAACCTGATGATCCAAATGGTCCAGGACCCGATGTCACCACAGGGGCAACGGCCCCAGGCACAGCCACCATCACCACTCTGCCCGCCCCGGCATCGGTGACGGCGCCACCGGTTGCCCCTGAAGAGGTGCGGCCTGCGGAACCTGGGCTGCAATAG
- a CDS encoding HAD family hydrolase: protein MLKAFIFDLDGTLIDSLADIAESINRMLDARGYPRCEVEIFKQMVGDGMEKLVERALPEAVRSEELIRICTEEYRSLYDTLWKQQTEPYADIVKNLNELKKRGLKTGVISNKAHRFTVPMTEHFFGAGFFDLILGQRLEVPRKPDPAGAHEAAAMLGVDIHECAYVGDSGIDMQFAKSSGMLAIGVDWGFRSVTELRDNGAVHVISNPGELLEIFDKSC, encoded by the coding sequence ATGCTCAAAGCATTCATCTTCGACCTGGACGGCACGCTCATTGATTCCCTGGCAGACATTGCCGAATCCATCAACCGCATGCTCGATGCACGCGGCTATCCGCGCTGTGAGGTGGAAATCTTCAAGCAGATGGTGGGCGATGGCATGGAGAAACTGGTGGAGCGCGCCCTGCCGGAAGCGGTGCGGAGTGAGGAGCTGATCCGCATCTGCACCGAGGAATACCGCAGCCTTTACGACACCCTCTGGAAGCAGCAGACGGAGCCTTATGCGGACATTGTGAAGAATTTGAATGAGCTCAAAAAACGCGGTCTCAAAACCGGCGTCATCTCCAACAAGGCGCACCGTTTTACCGTGCCGATGACGGAGCATTTTTTCGGCGCAGGCTTCTTTGACCTCATCCTCGGCCAGCGCCTGGAGGTGCCACGCAAGCCGGACCCTGCGGGGGCTCACGAGGCAGCGGCGATGCTCGGCGTGGACATCCATGAATGCGCCTATGTAGGGGATTCGGGCATTGACATGCAGTTTGCCAAAAGCTCCGGCATGCTGGCCATTGGGGTGGACTGGGGCTTCCGCTCGGTGACGGAATTGAGGGACAATGGTGCCGTTCATGTTATTTCGAATCCGGGCGAACTGCTCGAAATCTTCGACAAATCATGCTGA